A region from the Enterobacter roggenkampii genome encodes:
- the galT gene encoding galactose-1-phosphate uridylyltransferase, whose protein sequence is MTQFNPVDHPHRRFNPLSGQWILVSPHRAKRPWQGAQETPAKQTLPQHDPDCFLCPGNTRVTGDKNPDYKGTFVFTNDFAALMTDTPDAPESHDPLMRCESARGTSRVICFSPDHSKTLPELSVEALKEVVSTWQAQTAELGQTYPWVQVFENKGAAMGCSNPHPHGQVWANSFLPNEAEREDRLQKAYYAENGSPMLVDYAQRELADGSRTVVETEHWLAVVPYWAAWPFETLLLPKAHVQRITELSDAQRDDLGLALKKLTSRYDNLFQCSFPYSMGWHGAPFNGEENQHWQLHAHFYPPLLRSATVRKFMVGYEMLAETQRDLTAEQAAERLRAVSDVHYRESGV, encoded by the coding sequence ATGACGCAATTTAATCCCGTCGATCATCCGCATCGTCGTTTTAACCCGTTAAGCGGGCAATGGATTTTAGTTTCTCCGCATCGCGCCAAGCGCCCCTGGCAGGGGGCGCAGGAGACGCCTGCAAAACAGACGCTGCCGCAGCACGACCCGGACTGCTTCCTCTGTCCGGGCAACACGCGCGTCACCGGGGATAAAAACCCGGACTACAAAGGCACCTTCGTGTTTACCAACGATTTTGCCGCCCTGATGACCGACACGCCGGACGCGCCGGAAAGCCACGATCCGCTGATGCGCTGTGAAAGCGCGCGCGGTACCAGCCGCGTGATCTGCTTCTCCCCCGATCACAGCAAAACGCTGCCGGAGCTGAGCGTTGAGGCACTGAAAGAGGTGGTCAGCACCTGGCAGGCGCAAACCGCCGAGCTGGGTCAAACTTACCCATGGGTGCAGGTGTTTGAAAATAAAGGTGCGGCCATGGGCTGCTCTAACCCGCACCCGCACGGCCAGGTCTGGGCGAACAGCTTCCTGCCTAACGAAGCCGAGCGTGAAGACCGCCTGCAAAAAGCGTATTACGCGGAAAACGGCTCGCCGATGCTGGTGGATTACGCGCAGCGTGAGCTGGCCGACGGCAGCCGTACCGTGGTGGAGACCGAACACTGGCTGGCCGTCGTGCCTTACTGGGCCGCCTGGCCGTTTGAGACGCTGCTGCTGCCGAAAGCGCACGTGCAGCGCATCACCGAACTCAGCGACGCGCAGCGCGACGACCTTGGCCTGGCGCTGAAAAAGCTGACCAGCCGTTACGACAACCTGTTCCAGTGCTCCTTCCCGTACTCCATGGGCTGGCACGGCGCACCGTTTAACGGCGAAGAGAATCAGCACTGGCAGCTGCATGCCCATTTCTATCCGCCGCTGCTGCGCTCTGCGACGGTGCGTAAATTTATGGTGGGCTACGAAATGCTGGCGGAAACCCAGCGTGACCTGACGGCGGAACAGGCGGCTGAACGTCTGCGTGCCGTTAGCGACGTCCACTATCGCGAATCAGGAGTCTAA
- the modF gene encoding molybdate ABC transporter ATP-binding protein ModF → MSSLHISQGTFRLSDTRTLTIADLTLRAGESWAFVGTNGSGKSALARALAGELNLLKGEYQSDFTRLTRLSFEQLQKLVSDEWQRNNTDLLSPGEEDTGRTTAEIIQDEVKDPARCQRLAEQFGITPLLNRRFKYLSTGETRKTLLCQALMSEPELLILDEPFDGLDVQSRAQLASLLASLNQEGYTLVLVLNRFDEIPEFIQHAGVLADCNLTETGEKTALLKQALIAQLAHSEQLDGITLPEPDAPSARHALDPHQPRIVLRDGVVSYDDRPILNHLNWTVNPGEHWQIVGPNGAGKSTLLSLITGDHPQGYSNDLTLFGRRRGSGETIWDIKKHIGYVSSSLHLDYRVSTTVRNVILSGYFDSIGIYQAVSDKQHKLAQQWLDILGMDNRVADAPFHSLSWGQQRLALIVRALVKHPTLLILDEPLQGLDPLNRQLIRRFVDVLISEGETQLLFVSHHAEDAPSCITHRLEFVPDGEHYYYRQSKID, encoded by the coding sequence ATGTCATCATTGCATATTTCGCAAGGCACGTTTCGTCTTAGCGATACCCGAACGCTGACAATTGCTGATTTGACGCTACGCGCGGGTGAAAGCTGGGCGTTTGTCGGCACAAACGGCAGCGGTAAATCCGCGCTGGCCCGCGCGCTGGCCGGAGAGCTCAACCTCCTCAAGGGCGAATACCAGAGCGACTTTACGCGCCTGACGCGCCTGTCGTTTGAACAACTGCAAAAGCTGGTCAGCGACGAGTGGCAGCGCAACAACACCGATTTGCTCAGCCCTGGCGAAGAGGATACCGGCCGTACGACGGCGGAAATTATTCAGGATGAAGTGAAGGATCCCGCCCGCTGCCAGCGCCTGGCAGAACAGTTCGGTATCACCCCTCTGCTGAACCGGCGCTTTAAATACCTTTCGACCGGCGAGACGCGAAAAACGCTGCTTTGTCAGGCGCTGATGAGCGAACCTGAACTGCTTATTCTGGACGAACCGTTCGACGGTCTTGACGTGCAGTCCCGGGCGCAGCTGGCGTCTCTGCTGGCGTCGCTTAATCAGGAGGGATATACCCTTGTGCTGGTGCTTAACCGTTTTGATGAAATTCCGGAATTTATCCAGCACGCGGGCGTCCTGGCCGACTGTAACCTGACAGAGACCGGCGAAAAAACCGCGCTGCTTAAGCAGGCGCTGATTGCCCAGCTCGCGCACAGCGAACAGCTCGACGGTATTACCCTTCCGGAACCCGACGCCCCGTCGGCGCGCCACGCGCTTGATCCCCACCAGCCGCGCATCGTGCTGCGCGATGGGGTGGTCTCTTATGACGATCGCCCGATCCTTAATCACCTCAACTGGACGGTCAATCCAGGCGAGCACTGGCAGATTGTTGGCCCCAACGGCGCGGGAAAATCCACGCTGCTGAGCCTGATTACCGGCGATCATCCGCAGGGCTACAGCAACGACCTCACGCTGTTCGGTCGGCGTCGCGGCAGCGGCGAAACCATCTGGGATATCAAAAAACATATCGGCTATGTCAGCAGCAGCCTGCATCTGGATTACCGGGTCAGTACCACGGTACGCAACGTGATCCTCTCCGGGTATTTTGACTCCATCGGCATTTATCAGGCGGTGTCGGACAAACAGCACAAGCTGGCCCAGCAGTGGCTGGACATTCTGGGCATGGACAACCGGGTGGCTGACGCGCCGTTTCATAGTCTTTCGTGGGGGCAGCAGCGTCTGGCGCTGATCGTTCGCGCGCTGGTGAAACACCCTACGCTGCTGATCCTCGACGAACCGCTGCAGGGACTCGACCCGTTGAACCGCCAGCTTATCCGCCGCTTTGTGGATGTCCTGATTAGCGAAGGTGAAACGCAGCTGCTGTTCGTTTCACATCATGCCGAAGATGCCCCCTCCTGCATCACCCACCGCCTGGAGTTTGTTCCGGACGGTGAGCACTATTACTATCGGCAAAGCAAAATCGATTAA
- the zitB gene encoding CDF family zinc transporter ZitB produces the protein MAHTHSHAAGDDNAKRLLLAFGVTATFMIIEVIGGLVSGSLALLADAGHMLTDAAALLFALLAVQFARRPPNTRHTFGWLRLTTLAAFVNAIALVVITILIVWEAIQRFRHPQPIAGATMMVIAVAGLVANILAFWILHRGSEEKNLNVRAAALHVLGDLLGSVGAIVAALVILYTGWTPVDPILSVLVSCLVLRSAWRLLKESVNELLEGAPASMDIDELKRSLRRTVPEVRNVHHVHVWLVGEKPVMTLHVQVIPPHDHDALLDRIQHFLEHHYDISHATVQMEYQPCSGPDCHLNEAQSGHSHHHDH, from the coding sequence ATGGCACACACACATTCCCACGCCGCCGGCGACGACAACGCTAAACGATTGCTGCTGGCCTTCGGCGTCACCGCAACCTTCATGATTATTGAGGTCATCGGCGGTCTGGTCTCCGGCTCTCTGGCGCTACTGGCTGACGCCGGGCATATGCTTACCGATGCAGCGGCGCTACTTTTCGCCCTTCTGGCCGTCCAGTTTGCCCGTCGTCCCCCCAATACACGCCATACCTTCGGCTGGCTGAGGCTGACGACCCTTGCCGCCTTTGTTAACGCGATTGCCCTGGTGGTCATTACCATTCTTATCGTCTGGGAGGCCATTCAGCGCTTCAGACATCCTCAGCCGATTGCCGGGGCGACAATGATGGTGATTGCCGTGGCAGGGCTGGTGGCGAATATCCTGGCCTTCTGGATTTTGCACCGCGGCAGCGAGGAAAAGAACCTCAACGTGCGCGCGGCGGCTCTGCATGTGCTGGGGGATTTGCTCGGTTCAGTCGGGGCAATTGTCGCCGCGCTGGTGATCCTCTATACCGGCTGGACGCCTGTCGATCCGATTCTGTCCGTGCTGGTGTCGTGTCTGGTCTTGCGCAGCGCCTGGCGGCTGCTGAAGGAGAGCGTGAATGAACTGCTTGAAGGGGCTCCGGCATCCATGGACATCGACGAGCTGAAGCGCAGCCTGCGCCGTACTGTTCCGGAAGTCCGCAATGTCCACCACGTGCACGTCTGGCTGGTGGGGGAGAAACCGGTCATGACGCTTCATGTCCAGGTGATCCCGCCTCACGACCACGATGCGCTGCTCGATCGCATCCAGCACTTCCTGGAACATCACTACGACATTAGCCATGCCACCGTTCAGATGGAGTATCAGCCCTGTAGCGGACCGGACTGCCACCTTAACGAGGCGCAGTCCGGTCATTCACATCATCATGACCACTAG
- the galK gene encoding galactokinase, protein MSLKDKTQSLFAEKFGYPATHVIQAPGRVNLIGEHTDYNDGFVLPCAIDYQTVISCAKRDDRQVRVIAADYGNETDAFSLDAPIVTHDSQQWSNYVRGVVKHLQKRNKNFGGADLVISGNVPQGAGLSSSASLEVAVGTVFQQLYHLPLDGAQIALNGQEAENQFVGCNCGIMDQLISALGKKEHALLIDCRSLGTKAVPLPKGAAVVIVNSNFKRTLVGSEYNTRREQCETGARFFQQPALRDVTLNEFNKVAHELDPIVAKRVRHVLTENARTVEAASALAKGDLKRMGELMAESHASMRDDFEITVPQIDTLVEIVKAVIGDKGGVRMTGGGFGGCIVALVPEELVPAVQDAVAKQYEAKTGIKETFYVCKASQGAGQC, encoded by the coding sequence ATGAGTCTGAAAGATAAAACACAATCCCTGTTTGCTGAGAAATTTGGCTACCCTGCCACCCACGTAATTCAGGCACCTGGCCGCGTCAACCTGATTGGTGAACACACCGACTACAACGACGGCTTTGTGCTGCCGTGCGCTATCGATTACCAGACGGTCATCAGCTGCGCGAAGCGCGACGATCGCCAGGTTCGCGTGATTGCGGCGGATTACGGTAATGAAACGGACGCGTTTTCCCTCGATGCCCCGATTGTGACGCACGACAGCCAGCAGTGGTCTAACTACGTGCGCGGCGTGGTGAAGCATCTGCAGAAGCGTAATAAAAACTTCGGCGGCGCCGATTTGGTCATCAGCGGCAACGTGCCGCAGGGGGCGGGCTTAAGCTCCTCTGCGTCTCTGGAGGTCGCCGTGGGCACCGTGTTCCAGCAGCTCTATCATTTACCGCTGGATGGCGCACAAATCGCCCTGAATGGTCAGGAAGCGGAAAACCAGTTCGTGGGCTGCAACTGCGGCATCATGGACCAGCTGATCTCCGCGCTGGGCAAAAAAGAGCACGCGCTGCTGATCGACTGCCGCTCGCTGGGCACCAAAGCCGTACCCCTGCCAAAAGGCGCGGCTGTCGTGATCGTCAACAGCAACTTTAAACGCACGCTGGTGGGCAGCGAGTATAACACTCGCCGCGAGCAGTGCGAAACCGGCGCCCGCTTCTTCCAGCAGCCCGCCCTGCGCGACGTCACGCTCAATGAATTTAACAAAGTGGCGCACGAGCTGGACCCGATTGTCGCCAAACGCGTTCGTCACGTGCTGACGGAGAATGCCCGTACCGTTGAAGCCGCGTCCGCGCTGGCGAAAGGTGACCTGAAACGCATGGGTGAACTGATGGCGGAATCTCACGCCTCCATGCGCGATGATTTTGAAATCACCGTGCCGCAGATCGACACCCTGGTGGAGATCGTCAAAGCGGTCATTGGCGACAAAGGCGGCGTGCGCATGACGGGCGGCGGTTTTGGCGGCTGCATCGTTGCGCTGGTGCCTGAGGAGCTGGTCCCTGCTGTACAGGACGCCGTGGCGAAGCAGTACGAAGCAAAAACAGGTATCAAAGAAACCTTCTATGTTTGCAAAGCATCACAAGGAGCCGGACAGTGCTAA
- the gpmA gene encoding 2,3-diphosphoglycerate-dependent phosphoglycerate mutase, with translation MAITKLVLVRHGESQWNNENRFTGWYDVDLSEKGVSEAKAAGKLLKEEGFSFDFAYTSVLKRAIHTLWNVLDELDQAWLPVEKSWKLNERHYGALQGLNKAETAEKYGDEQVKQWRRGFAVTPPELTKDDERYPGHDPRYAKLTDAELPTTESLALTIDRVVPYWNETILPRLKSGERVIIAAHGNSLRALVKYLDNMGEDEILELNIPTGVPLVYEFDENFKPIKHYYLGNADEIAAKAAAVANQGKAK, from the coding sequence ATGGCTATTACTAAGCTGGTTCTGGTGCGTCACGGCGAAAGCCAGTGGAACAACGAAAACCGCTTTACCGGTTGGTACGACGTTGATCTGTCCGAGAAAGGCGTAAGCGAAGCAAAAGCAGCAGGTAAACTGCTGAAGGAAGAAGGCTTCAGCTTTGATTTTGCTTACACCTCTGTGCTGAAACGTGCCATCCATACCCTGTGGAACGTGCTGGACGAACTGGACCAGGCCTGGCTGCCGGTTGAGAAATCCTGGAAACTGAACGAGCGTCACTACGGTGCGCTGCAGGGCCTGAACAAAGCGGAAACCGCTGAGAAATACGGTGACGAGCAGGTTAAACAGTGGCGTCGCGGCTTCGCGGTCACCCCGCCAGAGCTGACCAAAGATGACGAGCGCTACCCGGGCCACGACCCGCGTTACGCGAAACTGACCGACGCTGAGCTGCCAACCACCGAGAGCCTGGCGCTGACCATCGACCGCGTTGTGCCTTACTGGAACGAAACCATTCTGCCACGTCTGAAAAGCGGCGAGCGCGTGATTATCGCCGCTCACGGTAACTCCCTGCGTGCGCTGGTGAAATACCTGGACAACATGGGTGAAGACGAAATTCTCGAACTGAACATCCCAACTGGCGTACCGCTGGTGTATGAGTTCGACGAAAACTTCAAGCCAATCAAACACTACTACCTGGGTAACGCGGACGAAATCGCAGCGAAAGCGGCGGCCGTTGCGAACCAGGGTAAAGCGAAGTAA
- the modE gene encoding molybdenum-dependent transcriptional regulator: MQAEILLTLRLQQKLFADPRRIALLKQIEQTGSISQGAKNAGISYKSAWDAINDMNTLSEQPLVDRATGGKGGGGAIVTRYGQRLIQLYDLLAQIQQKAFDALSDDDNVPLDSLLAAISRFSLQTSARNQWFGTVTARDNLQIQQHIEILLADGTTRLKAAITAQSAERLELDEGKEVLVLLKAPWVSITRDPDAAKTADNQLQGTISHIERGQTQCEVQMTLADGQPLCATIPLSESDNVEEGAAVTAYFNADRVIIATLC, translated from the coding sequence ATGCAGGCCGAAATTCTCCTCACACTCCGACTTCAGCAAAAGCTTTTCGCCGATCCGCGACGTATCGCCCTGCTTAAACAAATAGAACAAACGGGCTCGATTAGCCAGGGGGCGAAAAACGCGGGCATCAGCTACAAAAGTGCCTGGGACGCCATCAACGACATGAACACCCTGAGCGAACAGCCGCTGGTGGACAGAGCCACGGGCGGCAAAGGCGGCGGCGGTGCAATCGTGACGCGTTATGGCCAGCGTCTTATTCAGCTTTACGATCTGCTGGCCCAGATTCAGCAAAAAGCGTTCGATGCGTTAAGCGATGACGATAACGTTCCGCTGGACAGTCTGCTGGCCGCCATTTCCCGCTTCTCGCTACAAACCAGCGCCCGCAACCAGTGGTTTGGTACGGTGACGGCGCGCGACAATCTGCAGATACAGCAGCATATTGAGATCCTGCTTGCCGATGGCACCACCCGTCTGAAGGCCGCCATAACGGCACAAAGCGCGGAACGTCTTGAACTGGATGAAGGGAAAGAGGTGCTGGTGCTCCTGAAGGCGCCGTGGGTCAGTATTACACGCGATCCCGACGCGGCAAAGACAGCAGATAACCAGCTGCAGGGCACCATCAGCCATATCGAACGCGGCCAGACGCAGTGCGAAGTGCAGATGACCCTGGCAGATGGACAGCCGCTTTGCGCGACCATACCGCTCAGCGAGTCGGACAACGTAGAAGAAGGTGCTGCCGTCACCGCGTATTTCAACGCGGACCGGGTGATTATCGCCACTTTGTGCTGA
- the galM gene encoding galactose-1-epimerase, with protein MLNETPTLAPDGLPYRLLTLRNRAGMVVTLMDWGATLLSARVPMPDGSVRETLLGCASPEQYVNQSAYLGASVGRYANRIAKSRFELDGVQYTLLPSQGENQLHGGPDGFDKRRWKIVRQNDGEVLFSLDSQDGDQGFPGNLIASARFTLTDDNRIAIEYRATVDKPCPVNLTNHAYFNLDGNQCDVRNHKLQILADAYLPVDEMGIPYQGLKDVSGTSFDFRSAKSIAQDFLSDDDQRKVKGYDHAFLLQAKGDVKQPAAQVWSTDEKLQMTVYTTAPALQFYSGNYLGGTTAREHEEYSDWQGLALESEFLPDSPNHPEWPQPDCVLRPGEEYVSVTEYHFIPH; from the coding sequence GTGCTAAACGAAACACCTACCCTCGCACCGGATGGTCTGCCGTATCGCCTGTTAACCCTGCGCAATCGCGCGGGGATGGTGGTTACGCTCATGGACTGGGGTGCAACCCTTCTTTCAGCACGCGTACCGATGCCGGACGGCAGCGTGCGCGAAACCCTGCTCGGCTGCGCATCGCCCGAGCAGTATGTTAATCAGTCTGCCTATCTGGGCGCATCCGTAGGGCGCTATGCGAACCGCATCGCGAAGAGCCGTTTTGAACTCGACGGCGTGCAGTACACCCTGCTTCCAAGCCAGGGTGAGAACCAGCTGCACGGCGGCCCGGACGGGTTTGATAAACGCCGCTGGAAGATTGTTCGTCAAAACGACGGCGAAGTGCTGTTCTCGCTGGATTCGCAGGACGGCGATCAGGGCTTCCCGGGTAACCTTATCGCCTCCGCGCGCTTTACATTGACCGATGACAACCGTATCGCCATTGAATACCGTGCGACGGTCGACAAGCCGTGTCCGGTTAACCTGACCAATCACGCGTACTTTAATCTGGACGGTAACCAGTGCGACGTGCGGAACCACAAGCTTCAGATCCTGGCGGATGCGTATCTGCCGGTTGATGAGATGGGCATTCCGTACCAGGGCCTCAAAGACGTGAGCGGCACCAGCTTTGACTTCCGCAGCGCGAAATCCATCGCCCAGGATTTCCTGAGCGATGACGACCAGCGCAAGGTGAAAGGCTACGACCACGCGTTCCTGCTGCAGGCTAAAGGCGATGTGAAACAACCTGCCGCACAGGTCTGGTCCACCGATGAGAAGCTGCAGATGACGGTTTATACCACCGCTCCTGCCCTGCAGTTCTACTCAGGTAACTATCTCGGCGGCACGACGGCGCGCGAACACGAAGAGTACAGCGACTGGCAAGGCCTGGCGCTGGAGAGCGAGTTCCTGCCGGACAGCCCGAATCATCCGGAATGGCCGCAGCCGGACTGCGTGCTGCGCCCGGGTGAAGAGTACGTTAGCGTGACGGAATATCATTTTATTCCACATTAA
- the galE gene encoding UDP-glucose 4-epimerase GalE → MRVLVTGGSGYIGSHTCVQLLQNGHDVIILDNLCNSKRSVLPVIERLGGKHPTFVEGDIRNEALMTEILHDHAIEAVIHFAGLKAVGESVAKPLEYYDNNVNGTLRLISAMRAANVKNFIFSSSATVYGDQPKIPYVESFPTGTPQSPYGKSKLMVEQILTDLQKAQPEWSIALLRYFNPVGAHPSGDMGEDPQGIPNNLMPYIAQVAVGRRESLAIFGNDYPTEDGTGVRDYIHVMDLADGHVAAMQQLADKPGVHIYNLGAGVGSSVLDVVNAFSKACGKPVNYHFAPRREGDLPAYWADATKADKELNWRVTRTLDEMAQDTWHWQSRHPQGYPD, encoded by the coding sequence ATGCGAGTTCTGGTAACAGGTGGTAGCGGTTACATCGGTAGTCATACCTGCGTGCAGCTGCTGCAAAACGGCCATGACGTCATCATTCTCGACAACCTGTGCAACAGTAAGCGCAGCGTGCTGCCTGTGATTGAACGTCTTGGCGGTAAACACCCGACGTTCGTGGAAGGCGACATCCGTAACGAAGCGCTGATGACCGAGATCCTTCACGACCACGCCATTGAAGCGGTGATCCACTTCGCGGGTCTGAAAGCGGTCGGTGAATCCGTTGCTAAGCCGCTGGAGTATTACGATAACAACGTCAACGGCACCCTGCGTCTCATCTCCGCCATGCGTGCGGCCAACGTCAAAAACTTCATCTTTAGCTCTTCCGCCACCGTCTACGGCGATCAGCCTAAAATCCCTTACGTTGAAAGCTTCCCGACCGGGACGCCGCAGAGCCCGTACGGCAAAAGCAAGCTGATGGTGGAGCAGATCCTGACCGACCTGCAAAAAGCCCAGCCGGAGTGGAGCATCGCGCTGCTGCGCTACTTCAACCCGGTCGGTGCGCATCCGTCTGGCGATATGGGGGAAGATCCGCAGGGCATTCCGAACAACCTGATGCCGTATATCGCCCAGGTGGCCGTAGGCCGCCGCGAGTCGCTGGCGATTTTTGGCAATGACTACCCGACCGAAGACGGCACCGGCGTGCGCGACTATATCCACGTGATGGATCTGGCCGACGGCCACGTTGCGGCCATGCAGCAGCTGGCGGATAAACCGGGCGTGCATATTTACAACCTCGGCGCCGGGGTCGGCAGCAGCGTGCTGGACGTGGTTAACGCCTTCAGCAAAGCCTGCGGCAAGCCGGTGAACTACCACTTCGCACCGCGTCGTGAGGGCGATCTGCCTGCTTACTGGGCCGACGCCACCAAAGCCGACAAAGAGCTTAACTGGCGTGTCACGCGCACGCTTGATGAAATGGCACAGGATACCTGGCACTGGCAGTCACGCCACCCGCAAGGCTATCCGGACTAA
- a CDS encoding YbgS-like family protein, which yields MKMTKLATLFLTATLTLASGSVLAAETGSSGNGDANAAASAGQVAPDAKQNVAPNNVDNSQINNGNTNTGGTMLHPNGTDSGTMNHDSMSKDEVHKNSMCKDGKCPDPNDKVGDDANTKTDGTTQ from the coding sequence ATGAAAATGACAAAACTGGCAACCCTCTTCCTGACCGCCACCCTCACCCTGGCCAGCGGTAGCGTTCTTGCGGCCGAAACGGGCTCATCGGGTAACGGTGATGCAAACGCGGCTGCGTCAGCAGGCCAGGTCGCCCCTGATGCCAAACAGAACGTCGCCCCGAACAATGTCGATAATAGTCAGATCAATAATGGAAACACTAACACCGGCGGCACCATGCTGCACCCCAACGGTACCGACTCCGGCACCATGAATCATGACAGCATGAGCAAAGATGAAGTTCATAAGAACTCCATGTGTAAAGATGGCAAATGTCCCGACCCGAATGACAAAGTGGGGGATGATGCCAATACCAAAACAGATGGTACGACTCAGTAA
- the aroG gene encoding 3-deoxy-7-phosphoheptulonate synthase AroG → MNYQNDDLRIKEINELLPPVALLEKFPATENAANTVSHARKAIHKILKGNDDRLLVVIGPCSIHDPAAAKEYAARLLTLREELKDELEIVMRVYFEKPRTTVGWKGLINDPHMDNSFQINDGLRIARKLLLEINDSGLPAAGEFLDMITPQYLADLMSWGAIGARTTESQVHRELASGLSCPVGFKNGTDGTIKVAIDAINAAGAPHCFLSVTKWGHSAIVNTSGNGDCHIILRGGKEPNYSAKHVAEVKVGLEKAGLPPQVMIDFSHANSSKQFKKQMEVGADVCQQIAGGEKAVIGVMIESHLVEGNQNLEGSEPLVYGKSVTDACIGWDDTDAILRQLANAVKARRG, encoded by the coding sequence ATGAATTATCAGAACGACGATTTACGTATTAAAGAGATCAATGAGTTATTACCTCCTGTAGCACTCCTTGAGAAATTCCCCGCCACTGAAAATGCCGCAAACACGGTTTCTCATGCTCGTAAAGCGATCCATAAGATCCTGAAAGGTAATGACGATCGTCTTCTGGTGGTGATTGGCCCATGCTCTATCCACGATCCTGCTGCCGCGAAAGAATACGCAGCCCGTCTGCTCACCCTGCGTGAAGAGCTGAAGGATGAGCTGGAAATCGTGATGCGCGTCTATTTTGAAAAACCGCGCACCACCGTTGGCTGGAAAGGGCTGATTAACGATCCGCACATGGATAACAGCTTCCAGATTAACGACGGTCTGCGCATTGCGCGCAAGCTGCTGCTGGAGATTAACGACAGCGGGCTGCCTGCGGCCGGTGAATTCCTGGATATGATTACGCCCCAGTATCTGGCAGACCTGATGAGCTGGGGGGCAATTGGTGCCCGCACTACTGAATCTCAGGTTCACCGCGAGCTGGCGTCCGGTCTCTCTTGTCCGGTGGGCTTCAAAAACGGCACTGACGGCACCATTAAGGTGGCTATCGACGCCATCAACGCAGCGGGCGCACCGCACTGCTTCCTGTCCGTGACCAAATGGGGCCACTCCGCCATCGTTAACACCAGCGGTAACGGTGACTGCCATATCATTCTGCGCGGCGGCAAAGAGCCGAACTACAGCGCAAAGCATGTGGCCGAAGTCAAAGTCGGGCTGGAAAAAGCCGGGCTGCCACCGCAGGTGATGATCGATTTCAGCCACGCCAACTCCAGCAAGCAGTTTAAAAAGCAGATGGAAGTGGGCGCAGACGTCTGTCAGCAGATTGCCGGCGGTGAGAAGGCGGTAATTGGGGTGATGATCGAAAGCCATCTGGTTGAAGGTAACCAGAACCTGGAAGGCAGCGAGCCGCTGGTGTACGGCAAGAGCGTGACCGATGCCTGCATCGGCTGGGATGACACCGACGCCATCCTGCGCCAGCTGGCGAATGCGGTGAAAGCGCGTCGCGGTTAA
- a CDS encoding AcrZ family multidrug efflux pump-associated protein, with product MLELLKSLVFAVIMVPVVMAIILGAIYGLGEVFNVFSNIGHRDQAKKQH from the coding sequence ATGTTAGAGTTGTTGAAAAGTCTGGTATTCGCCGTGATCATGGTACCAGTAGTGATGGCCATCATCCTCGGTGCCATCTACGGCCTGGGTGAAGTGTTCAACGTCTTTTCGAACATTGGTCACAGAGACCAGGCTAAAAAGCAGCATTGA